The following are encoded in a window of Lactobacillus acidophilus genomic DNA:
- a CDS encoding mucin-binding protein: MVHEKKKMRKNHKKITHKGKKITTGAASVLLGAGIVVGANARPVKATSSREDEITEVDTINVISSETEKADVEQRTDTTETVETEGNVDNTNTEVSVPIDETINTEAQAANNTTQVESTVEDTTQEETTETQQNPSVDNQEPVLSDPPSVESPEDSATEVTTTKTTDEVKNAADEANKENKDKLDAEINKAEDNGHTVTQDGDKVYKADATNIDKIIEDLNQFTADQITDIETKLAKYKEELEAYKADQVRYEAELKNYQTAKDAYVKKLEEWGLYKPGDIDPSDISQSLILGEEKNSKVEVLNKGSVVDEGTGSILNGLLNHFYTIDEKFDGEFLKLQYTNLENITYMGKNIDSIQIIFSGWNPNYKGKNADKRTSGIYFSDKLTDGFFYVNSDGVTMEMILFENGKTINLDKNSAYITAGSLNSQGTGNDYIEKAEIFNNSSEYGGSAVTFQDSFIRRHDGTYGGDVLYADQNIEVLAVYPGKDQTLEDAIEEQKKLALEAGWKQEIIDKFINWDSSTDRSKAIFGAGAFMVYGNKIKIRFSNGIGSAWATYSTSIPGMAFREEKPKEPTVPEPPKLDLTYTPGHIELSKSNVHIHYVDVHDTAQAGKNDSFVPDDGIELDDHVDHQLDLLIGTGYNHDLWNFEDAGYILAEEIKDGVQNGTVIKDDQHHYVYLKHKFIPTTDEENEKKDVNQVIHYVYDATGETAYKDYHAVTLHFIKSGQKDVVNGNIIWGNWTLAQDFAGVKSPSIEGYHLKDKNDDVVGPYTIEVTEKNYQNNLDVEYTVRYVANATQELNLKKEVNQVIHYIYENGTKAHDDYHALTLLFEKKGIKDLETGEETWGEWTKTQTFVVVKSPDIQNYIADRLEVGPYEITVTDENYKTNLDKDDIVIYRARIEEVTRDKVVNQVIHYIYEDGSTARPDHVSVKLVFTQTGVKNLATNTTNWNGEWTKTQTFVVVKSPEIEGYTADREEVGPYDITVTNENYNDKLDKEDTVIYRANTNVPDNPDPDNPTPDNPDPDNPTPDTPTPDPTPGDDEEIATPPLPEDEIGNYPSQSDEDDEEERTAPHATGKETRSGTNKNNARVISLENAGSDDSVTPENVSTEATDKTDEKQTTVNSTNEKTLPATGEEKDDFAKVMSGLAAALGITGLAVTSKRRKATAKRSKKDKKNGK, from the coding sequence ATGGTACATGAAAAAAAGAAGATGAGAAAAAATCATAAGAAGATAACCCACAAGGGTAAAAAGATAACCACGGGGGCCGCTTCCGTATTACTTGGAGCTGGAATTGTGGTAGGAGCAAATGCTCGTCCTGTCAAAGCTACAAGCTCACGCGAAGATGAAATTACTGAGGTAGATACTATTAATGTGATTAGTAGTGAAACTGAAAAAGCAGATGTAGAGCAAAGAACAGATACTACTGAAACTGTAGAAACAGAAGGTAATGTGGATAATACAAATACGGAAGTTTCTGTACCTATAGATGAAACAATTAATACTGAAGCTCAAGCTGCAAACAATACAACACAGGTTGAATCAACTGTAGAAGATACAACACAAGAAGAGACTACAGAAACGCAACAAAATCCTTCAGTGGATAATCAAGAGCCGGTTTTAAGTGATCCTCCTAGTGTGGAATCACCAGAAGATTCAGCTACAGAAGTTACAACTACTAAGACAACTGATGAAGTAAAAAATGCAGCTGATGAAGCCAATAAAGAAAACAAAGATAAGTTAGATGCGGAAATAAATAAGGCTGAGGATAATGGTCATACAGTAACTCAAGATGGTGACAAAGTATATAAGGCTGATGCAACTAATATCGATAAGATAATTGAAGATCTTAATCAATTTACTGCTGATCAAATTACTGATATTGAAACTAAATTAGCTAAATATAAAGAAGAACTAGAAGCGTACAAGGCTGATCAAGTAAGATACGAAGCTGAATTGAAGAATTATCAAACAGCTAAGGATGCTTATGTTAAAAAATTAGAAGAATGGGGTCTTTATAAGCCAGGCGATATTGATCCAAGTGATATTTCACAGAGTTTAATTTTAGGAGAAGAGAAAAACTCTAAAGTTGAAGTTCTAAATAAGGGAAGTGTCGTAGATGAAGGAACCGGCAGTATCTTAAATGGCTTATTGAATCATTTCTACACCATTGATGAAAAATTCGACGGCGAGTTCTTGAAGCTGCAATATACTAACTTAGAGAACATAACTTATATGGGTAAGAATATCGATAGTATTCAGATTATCTTTAGTGGTTGGAATCCTAACTATAAGGGGAAAAATGCTGATAAGAGAACTTCAGGTATTTATTTCAGTGACAAATTAACTGACGGTTTTTTCTACGTAAACAGCGATGGCGTAACCATGGAAATGATTTTGTTTGAAAATGGTAAAACCATTAACCTAGATAAAAATTCCGCATATATTACTGCTGGTTCCTTGAACAGTCAGGGTACAGGTAATGACTATATTGAAAAAGCTGAAATATTTAACAATAGTAGCGAATATGGCGGTAGTGCTGTTACATTCCAGGATTCATTCATAAGACGTCATGATGGTACTTATGGTGGGGATGTTCTATATGCGGACCAAAATATCGAAGTTTTAGCCGTATATCCAGGTAAAGATCAAACTTTAGAAGATGCAATTGAAGAGCAGAAGAAATTAGCTCTTGAGGCTGGATGGAAGCAAGAAATTATCGATAAGTTCATTAACTGGGATAGCTCTACCGATCGCTCAAAGGCAATCTTTGGCGCAGGTGCATTTATGGTCTATGGTAATAAGATCAAGATTAGATTTAGTAACGGCATCGGTTCAGCTTGGGCAACATATTCTACTTCAATCCCAGGTATGGCATTCCGTGAAGAAAAGCCAAAGGAACCTACTGTACCTGAGCCACCTAAGTTAGATCTTACTTACACGCCAGGTCATATTGAATTATCCAAATCTAACGTCCATATTCACTATGTTGATGTTCATGATACTGCACAGGCTGGTAAAAATGATAGCTTTGTTCCTGATGATGGTATAGAGCTTGATGATCATGTTGATCATCAATTAGATTTATTAATCGGTACCGGTTATAACCACGACTTATGGAATTTCGAAGATGCCGGATATATTTTGGCAGAAGAAATCAAAGATGGTGTGCAAAATGGTACGGTTATTAAAGACGATCAACACCATTATGTTTACTTGAAGCATAAATTTATTCCGACAACGGATGAAGAGAATGAAAAGAAAGATGTAAATCAAGTCATTCATTATGTATATGATGCAACTGGTGAAACGGCTTATAAGGACTATCACGCAGTTACGCTTCACTTCATTAAGAGTGGACAAAAAGATGTTGTGAACGGCAATATTATTTGGGGCAATTGGACACTTGCACAAGACTTTGCAGGTGTGAAGAGTCCGTCAATTGAAGGTTATCATCTCAAGGATAAAAATGACGATGTAGTTGGTCCATACACGATTGAAGTAACGGAGAAAAATTACCAAAATAATCTTGATGTAGAATACACGGTAAGATACGTAGCTAATGCTACTCAAGAGCTTAACCTCAAGAAAGAAGTTAACCAAGTCATCCATTACATTTACGAAAATGGTACGAAAGCTCATGATGATTATCATGCATTGACTCTACTCTTTGAGAAAAAAGGTATCAAAGACTTAGAAACTGGAGAAGAAACTTGGGGTGAATGGACTAAGACACAGACATTCGTAGTGGTAAAGAGTCCTGATATTCAAAATTACATTGCGGATAGACTAGAAGTTGGTCCATATGAAATCACTGTGACTGATGAAAATTACAAGACTAACTTAGATAAAGACGACATTGTAATCTACAGAGCTAGAATCGAAGAAGTTACACGTGATAAGGTAGTTAACCAAGTCATTCACTATATTTACGAAGATGGTAGTACAGCTAGACCAGACCATGTGAGTGTAAAACTTGTCTTCACCCAAACAGGAGTAAAGAACTTGGCTACTAATACTACGAATTGGAATGGTGAATGGACTAAGACACAGACCTTTGTCGTAGTGAAGAGTCCGGAGATTGAAGGCTACACTGCAGATCGCGAAGAAGTAGGCCCATATGATATTACTGTAACGAATGAAAACTACAACGATAAATTAGATAAAGAGGATACTGTAATTTATAGAGCAAATACTAATGTTCCGGATAACCCAGATCCAGATAATCCAACTCCGGATAATCCAGATCCAGATAATCCAACTCCAGACACTCCAACCCCTGATCCAACTCCAGGCGATGATGAAGAAATTGCCACGCCACCTCTTCCAGAGGATGAAATTGGTAATTACCCATCTCAATCAGACGAAGATGATGAAGAAGAGCGCACAGCTCCACATGCTACAGGAAAAGAAACAAGATCAGGAACCAACAAAAACAATGCTAGAGTAATTTCTCTTGAAAATGCAGGAAGTGATGATTCAGTAACTCCAGAAAATGTTTCAACTGAAGCAACGGATAAAACTGATGAAAAACAAACTACTGTTAACTCAACAAATGAAAAGACTTTACCAGCAACTGGTGAAGAAAAAGATGATTTTGCTAAAGTGATGAGTGGGTTAGCAGCTGCATTAGGAATTACAGGATTAGCTGTAACTTCTAAGAGACGCAAAGCTACTGCAAAACGCAGCAAGAAAGATAAAAAGAACGGTAAATAA
- a CDS encoding DUF3290 domain-containing protein encodes MTFYTINYIQNNQNTDRAIFYILMLIAAGAIIIFTILYLRDRFATRYRDLGIIALLFLLLFVGTQYEKYTQINTQKSQATQIIPFIKSVARDENVKTTDVLVSSTTLVNGMIVRIDSKNIDYQLNLNEDRNTYTLVQAHVIDHRVDVRN; translated from the coding sequence ATGACCTTTTACACCATTAATTATATTCAAAATAATCAGAATACAGATCGTGCAATATTCTATATCTTGATGCTTATTGCTGCTGGAGCAATAATTATTTTTACGATTCTTTATTTACGGGATCGTTTTGCTACCAGATATCGTGATTTAGGCATTATCGCATTGCTGTTTTTATTACTATTTGTGGGGACACAATATGAGAAATACACACAAATTAACACGCAGAAGTCACAAGCAACTCAGATTATCCCTTTTATTAAATCTGTTGCTCGGGACGAAAATGTTAAGACAACAGATGTTTTGGTCAGTTCAACTACCTTAGTTAATGGCATGATAGTAAGAATTGATTCAAAAAATATAGATTATCAATTGAATCTTAATGAAGATCGTAATACTTATACGTTGGTGCAGGCCCATGTAATTGATCATAGAGTGGATGTGAGAAATTAA
- a CDS encoding DUF421 domain-containing protein, translated as MQLDYTQLFIKFALGILTLIIQINVFGKSNLAPTTALDQLQNYVLGGIIGGLIYNPSISILQFLLVLILWTLVVFILKFSRDHNNWVRGIVDGKPVQVIKNGKVLVGNCMKAGISANELMFKLRSRGIYSVEKIKNCIFEQNGQLTIIENDEDNIRFPIISDGQANIDVLELIHKDETWLEQEVKKAGYNSINDIFLGEYIDGKLHFTGYTN; from the coding sequence ATGCAATTAGACTACACGCAGCTTTTTATTAAATTTGCCCTTGGTATCTTAACGTTAATTATTCAAATTAATGTTTTTGGTAAAAGTAATCTGGCTCCAACAACAGCTTTGGATCAATTACAGAACTACGTACTAGGTGGAATTATCGGTGGCTTGATCTATAATCCTAGCATTAGCATTTTACAGTTTCTTTTAGTCTTAATACTTTGGACTTTAGTTGTTTTCATCTTAAAATTTAGTCGAGATCATAATAATTGGGTTCGTGGTATTGTTGATGGAAAGCCTGTTCAAGTAATTAAAAATGGTAAAGTTTTGGTAGGAAATTGTATGAAGGCAGGGATTTCTGCTAATGAATTGATGTTTAAACTGAGAAGTCGCGGCATCTATTCTGTAGAAAAGATAAAGAATTGTATTTTTGAACAAAACGGTCAACTCACAATTATTGAAAATGATGAAGATAATATCCGTTTCCCAATTATCAGCGATGGACAAGCGAACATCGATGTACTGGAATTGATTCATAAAGACGAGACTTGGCTCGAGCAAGAAGTTAAAAAAGCAGGTTATAATAGTATCAATGATATCTTTTTAGGCGAATATATCGATGGAAAACTACATTTTACAGGTTATACAAATTAA
- a CDS encoding SIR2 family NAD-dependent protein deacylase produces the protein MTDLTKANEWLKDADAVIVTAGNGMAKEEGLDILSEENFDNQFGEIAEKYDVHTIGDALDKEFDSWEEKWTFWSKLINEYSLQYEKSENMKALEKLLEDKEYFIATSTFAHFFENAGFNENRIFDAFGDWTKMQCSSGINHGQKDNREVVKQFLQGKGELPKCEDCGSPMELHMPLNAHFFPDTDANTRFRWFLTGNEEKNVVVLELGVDATSPQLLDPMVNLVQQFSNWHYIAADLANDNLPDDLKKRAIGFGSDTHETLMNLTK, from the coding sequence ATGACAGATTTGACTAAAGCAAACGAATGGTTAAAAGATGCTGATGCTGTAATTGTTACTGCAGGTAATGGTATGGCTAAGGAAGAAGGACTCGACATCTTAAGTGAAGAGAACTTCGATAATCAATTTGGTGAAATTGCGGAGAAGTATGATGTTCATACAATTGGCGACGCTTTAGATAAAGAATTTGATAGCTGGGAAGAGAAATGGACTTTTTGGAGTAAGCTTATCAATGAATACTCTCTCCAATATGAAAAAAGCGAAAATATGAAAGCATTAGAAAAGTTACTTGAAGATAAAGAATACTTTATTGCTACCAGTACTTTTGCTCATTTCTTTGAAAATGCTGGTTTTAATGAAAATCGTATTTTTGATGCTTTTGGTGACTGGACTAAAATGCAATGCTCTAGTGGAATTAATCATGGTCAAAAAGATAACCGTGAAGTAGTAAAGCAATTTTTACAAGGAAAAGGTGAATTGCCAAAGTGCGAAGATTGTGGCAGTCCAATGGAGTTACATATGCCGCTCAATGCTCATTTCTTCCCTGATACTGATGCTAATACACGTTTTCGTTGGTTCTTAACAGGTAATGAGGAGAAGAATGTTGTGGTATTAGAGCTCGGCGTTGATGCAACCAGTCCCCAATTGCTTGATCCAATGGTGAACTTAGTACAGCAATTTTCTAACTGGCACTATATTGCTGCTGATTTAGCTAATGATAATTTGCCTGATGATCTTAAAAAGCGAGCAATTGGTTTTGGTTCTGATACGCATGAAACATTAATGAATTTAACTAAATAG
- a CDS encoding exonuclease domain-containing protein, with protein MSIYVKNGILHVSGAQDKLRQKGQERPDFLSNYTMLDIETTGLSPYRDRITELGAVKVRNGQIVDQYTNLVKFPKNNKVPAFITKLNGITEEQIINEGIPAEQAITEFREFIGDDVIAGYNINFDLNFLYDLSQKFKLPILNNDYVDVLRLARAYYPRERHNRLIDCMQRAGIAKVEQHHGLADSLDTIKVYNDFSEHFTDELLENARNKIKNVDLTGDEVDYYQLGYRNPVQNKKIVLSGHIHMDNEDAGKMIENMGGKNVDKVDPMTNYLIMGDHDFFRKDNEDLNTARDFIKNGSKIKRLSESFFLGMLDDWARS; from the coding sequence ATGAGTATATACGTAAAGAACGGAATTTTGCATGTTTCTGGTGCGCAAGATAAATTGCGCCAGAAGGGACAAGAAAGACCAGATTTTTTGTCCAATTACACCATGCTTGATATTGAAACAACAGGTCTCAGTCCATATCGTGATCGAATTACGGAACTCGGGGCTGTTAAGGTAAGAAATGGTCAGATCGTTGATCAATACACAAATTTAGTGAAATTCCCTAAGAATAATAAGGTTCCGGCTTTTATTACTAAATTAAATGGAATTACGGAAGAGCAGATTATTAATGAAGGAATTCCTGCGGAACAAGCAATTACAGAGTTTCGAGAGTTTATCGGTGATGATGTAATCGCAGGTTATAACATTAACTTTGACTTGAATTTCTTATATGACTTAAGTCAGAAGTTTAAGTTGCCAATTTTAAATAATGATTATGTTGATGTTTTGAGATTGGCTCGTGCATATTATCCTCGTGAACGTCATAATCGCTTAATTGACTGTATGCAACGTGCAGGAATTGCTAAAGTAGAGCAGCATCATGGGTTAGCTGATTCATTGGATACGATCAAGGTGTATAACGACTTTAGTGAGCATTTTACAGATGAACTTCTTGAAAATGCCCGAAATAAAATTAAAAATGTGGATTTAACTGGTGATGAGGTTGATTATTATCAACTTGGTTATCGTAATCCTGTGCAAAATAAAAAGATTGTTTTATCTGGACATATTCACATGGATAATGAAGATGCTGGCAAGATGATCGAAAATATGGGCGGTAAAAATGTGGATAAGGTTGATCCAATGACTAATTATTTAATTATGGGTGATCATGATTTCTTTAGAAAAGATAATGAAGATCTAAATACTGCCAGAGATTTTATCAAAAATGGTAGCAAAATTAAGCGTTTATCAGAAAGTTTCTTTTTGGGGATGCTTGATGATTGGGCACGGAGTTAG
- a CDS encoding DNA/RNA non-specific endonuclease translates to MAKRKRKKQSTVLSSAIVIIAIVWGIFTKAGSDPNGTQFIKEVTGNSSEHVSNTIKDASKSNKYYGGLSQTDYDKLANLNFKSGDRAYTEVNQNRSTLVKSSWKVNRVIYSSLDSLNRTSRPNTGFLEKRNVANDSLRVRQFVEPTGWHYNRRNGTQIYNRGHLIAYSVSAGIDQDGNYNPGNQSGDQNNPKNLFTQSAFSNQKIQTIFEAKVRKALRQNKRVIYQATAIFRGNELMARGVNLQAVSTDGTLDFNVYLYNVQPGYEFDYNNGRAKVNRQMQVNEE, encoded by the coding sequence ATGGCGAAAAGAAAGCGGAAAAAACAAAGTACTGTTTTATCTTCAGCTATTGTAATTATTGCAATTGTCTGGGGAATCTTTACTAAGGCTGGTAGCGATCCAAATGGTACCCAGTTTATCAAAGAAGTAACCGGCAATAGCAGTGAGCATGTAAGCAATACGATCAAGGATGCTTCTAAGAGCAATAAGTATTATGGCGGCTTATCTCAAACAGATTATGATAAGTTAGCCAATTTGAATTTTAAGAGTGGTGATCGTGCTTATACAGAAGTAAACCAAAACCGTTCAACTTTGGTTAAAAGCTCATGGAAAGTTAATCGAGTAATTTACTCAAGTCTTGATTCTTTAAATAGAACTTCACGCCCCAATACAGGATTTTTAGAAAAACGAAATGTTGCAAATGATAGTCTACGTGTACGCCAATTTGTTGAACCTACTGGGTGGCATTATAACCGTCGAAACGGCACACAGATCTATAATCGTGGACATTTAATTGCATATTCTGTCTCTGCCGGTATTGATCAAGATGGTAATTATAACCCGGGAAATCAGTCGGGAGATCAGAACAATCCTAAAAACTTATTTACTCAATCGGCTTTTTCTAATCAAAAAATTCAAACAATTTTTGAAGCGAAAGTTCGTAAAGCTTTACGCCAAAATAAGCGCGTGATTTATCAAGCGACTGCGATCTTTAGAGGCAATGAATTGATGGCGCGCGGTGTAAATTTACAAGCCGTTTCTACAGATGGTACTTTGGATTTCAATGTCTATTTGTATAACGTTCAACCAGGTTACGAATTTGATTATAATAATGGTCGAGCTAAAGTTAATCGCCAAATGCAGGTGAATGAAGAGTAA
- a CDS encoding C69 family dipeptidase, with product MKKDNCTAILVGKDASIDGSTMIARDEDGYGGINEKLFVVNKARHYDEDYVSKYNGFKMHLEGDGCKWTAAPTADDSEGRWDEQGINEYNVAMSATETEATNARCLGHDPLVADGINEDSMVYITLPFVKTAREGVKRLGRLIEKYGTGESNGIAFSDNKEVWYLETGAGHQWVAARIPDNSYAICPNIMVIQDVDFSDPDNFMWSEGIQEFVEKNHLNNSTDGSFSFRDIFGTKDEADAFYNTPRTWYGQKLFNPSIEQDPTSQEMPFTRVPEKKIGVEDVQKFLTSHYNGTPYDPMDTFSSGSEKEQKMFRSIALDRNQESSILQIRNDVPAKIAGVQWVNFGFYAYSPYVPFYTNIEDTPLNYKVAEHTVDPDSSAYWLYKTLQVIVEPRYHQYIYEVNAYRDDCQSYGIGRIDEIDEKAKDLEGTELINYLTNANDATAGVITKKTKTLMSNLVRQALNSSKYQFERGDNL from the coding sequence ATGAAAAAAGATAATTGTACTGCAATCCTAGTAGGTAAAGACGCTTCAATTGATGGTTCAACCATGATTGCTCGTGATGAAGATGGGTACGGCGGCATCAACGAAAAGCTTTTTGTCGTAAATAAGGCTCGTCACTACGATGAAGACTATGTTTCAAAATACAACGGCTTTAAGATGCACCTTGAAGGAGATGGCTGCAAGTGGACTGCTGCTCCAACGGCAGATGATTCAGAAGGTCGCTGGGATGAACAAGGTATCAACGAATATAACGTGGCTATGTCTGCTACGGAAACTGAAGCAACTAATGCGCGTTGCTTAGGCCATGATCCACTAGTGGCAGATGGAATTAACGAAGACTCCATGGTTTACATTACCTTGCCTTTTGTTAAAACTGCTCGTGAAGGGGTTAAGCGTTTAGGCCGCTTGATTGAAAAGTATGGTACTGGTGAAAGTAATGGGATTGCCTTTTCCGATAATAAAGAAGTTTGGTATCTTGAAACTGGTGCGGGTCACCAATGGGTAGCTGCACGTATTCCTGATAATTCTTATGCTATTTGCCCTAACATTATGGTAATTCAAGATGTTGATTTTTCTGATCCTGATAACTTTATGTGGAGTGAAGGTATCCAGGAATTTGTCGAAAAGAATCACTTAAATAATAGTACAGATGGTAGTTTTTCATTTAGAGATATTTTTGGCACCAAGGATGAAGCTGATGCTTTTTACAACACACCAAGAACTTGGTATGGTCAAAAGTTGTTCAACCCAAGTATTGAACAAGACCCAACCAGTCAAGAAATGCCATTTACTCGCGTTCCTGAAAAGAAGATTGGCGTTGAAGATGTACAAAAGTTTTTAACTAGTCACTATAACGGTACGCCATATGATCCAATGGATACTTTCTCATCCGGCAGCGAAAAAGAACAAAAGATGTTCCGTTCAATTGCGTTGGATAGAAACCAAGAATCCAGTATCTTGCAAATTAGAAATGATGTTCCTGCTAAGATTGCTGGTGTTCAATGGGTAAACTTTGGCTTTTATGCATATTCTCCATATGTTCCTTTCTACACGAACATTGAAGATACTCCACTTAACTACAAAGTGGCAGAACATACAGTTGATCCAGATAGCAGTGCTTACTGGCTTTACAAGACTTTGCAAGTAATTGTTGAACCACGTTATCACCAATACATTTATGAAGTAAATGCTTACCGTGATGATTGTCAAAGTTATGGTATTGGTCGTATTGATGAAATCGACGAAAAAGCCAAAGACTTAGAAGGTACTGAATTAATTAATTATTTAACTAATGCTAATGATGCTACTGCTGGTGTAATTACTAAAAAGACTAAGACTTTAATGAGTAATTTAGTAAGACAAGCTTTAAATAGTTCAAAATATCAATTTGAACGTGGTGATAATTTATAA
- a CDS encoding ABC transporter ATP-binding protein, with translation MNDDRFVEVKNLKKVYDNGHEAIKDVSFSVKKGDLVCLLGPSGCGKTTILNMLAGLLNPTSGDILFDSKSVVNVAPKDRQIGYVFQNYALYPHMTVLQNVMFPLTVGKHKMPKDKAKEIAEKYMETTQITELADQKPGNLSGGQQQRVAIARALVQQPKILLMDEPLSNLDARLRLKIREEIRSLVKKVGITTLFVTHDQEEALSIGDKIILFNNGVIQQDDLGQNFYLEPNNYFVANFVGNPVIDNFKVTVAGDKISGSDFELNVNDLDKSRFKRDLTDGEYTLSIRPENILPAEDGAVSANIDDVELIGRERILKFTHDGVQARSLVNLETPIKAGDSIKLKMRLDRLFIFDKEGERVY, from the coding sequence ATGAATGATGATAGATTCGTGGAGGTAAAGAACCTCAAGAAGGTTTATGACAACGGTCATGAAGCAATTAAAGATGTCAGCTTTTCAGTAAAAAAGGGTGATCTAGTTTGTTTACTTGGACCATCTGGTTGTGGTAAAACAACTATTTTAAATATGCTTGCCGGTCTTCTTAATCCAACAAGCGGTGATATCCTTTTTGATAGTAAGTCTGTTGTTAACGTAGCTCCAAAAGATCGTCAGATTGGCTACGTTTTCCAGAATTATGCTTTATATCCACACATGACAGTACTTCAAAATGTTATGTTCCCTTTAACTGTAGGTAAACATAAGATGCCTAAAGATAAAGCAAAGGAAATCGCAGAAAAGTACATGGAAACTACTCAAATTACCGAATTAGCTGATCAAAAGCCAGGTAACTTATCAGGTGGTCAACAGCAGCGTGTTGCTATTGCTCGTGCTTTAGTTCAACAACCTAAGATTCTTTTGATGGACGAACCTTTAAGTAACCTTGATGCGCGTCTTCGTTTAAAGATTCGTGAAGAAATCCGTAGTTTAGTTAAAAAAGTGGGTATTACTACCTTATTTGTTACTCACGATCAAGAAGAAGCTTTATCAATTGGAGATAAGATTATTCTCTTTAATAATGGAGTAATCCAACAAGATGATTTAGGTCAAAACTTCTATCTTGAACCTAATAATTACTTTGTAGCTAACTTTGTTGGTAATCCTGTAATTGATAATTTTAAGGTTACTGTTGCTGGAGACAAGATTAGCGGTTCAGACTTTGAACTTAATGTTAATGATTTAGATAAAAGTCGTTTTAAACGTGACTTAACAGATGGCGAATATACTTTGTCTATTCGTCCTGAAAATATTTTGCCAGCTGAAGATGGTGCAGTTTCAGCTAATATTGACGATGTTGAATTAATTGGTCGTGAACGTATTTTGAAATTCACTCACGATGGTGTTCAAGCTCGTTCATTAGTTAACCTTGAAACTCCAATTAAAGCTGGAGATAGCATTAAACTTAAGATGCGACTCGACCGATTATTCATATTTGATAAGGAAGGAGAGCGTGTCTACTAA
- a CDS encoding carbohydrate ABC transporter permease, whose translation MKSNQKKAWLFLAPTIIFVTFFSIYPILRAFVMSFQSGSLINLNWAGFSNYQYIFSDPEFWRAIKNTLLYALISVPVALAISIMLAWFIFSRVKHKSFFETTFFMPYVTSTIAIGIVFRYIFNGEYGMLNFVLKALHLPTPNWIDDPAMSLTTIIIFGVWTSLAFNIVILMGALRNIDPNYYTIADMYGASGTEKFWRITIPQLVPTIAFLLTMNIIAAFKIYTSVYALFNGQAGVGNSATTAVFYIYNKFQIVGTPGVAMAATVILFLIIMFVTFLQRKMMKKIGGQ comes from the coding sequence ATGAAGAGCAATCAAAAGAAAGCTTGGCTCTTTTTAGCGCCAACAATTATTTTTGTTACTTTCTTTAGTATTTATCCAATTCTAAGAGCTTTTGTAATGAGTTTTCAAAGTGGCTCTTTAATTAATTTGAATTGGGCTGGTTTTAGTAACTATCAATATATTTTTAGCGATCCAGAATTTTGGCGCGCTATAAAAAACACCTTGCTTTATGCATTAATTTCAGTGCCTGTTGCACTTGCAATTTCAATCATGTTAGCTTGGTTTATTTTCAGTCGTGTAAAGCATAAGTCATTTTTTGAAACGACTTTCTTTATGCCTTATGTTACTTCAACTATTGCGATTGGTATTGTATTCCGCTATATCTTTAATGGCGAATACGGGATGCTTAACTTCGTTCTTAAAGCATTACATTTACCAACCCCTAACTGGATTGATGATCCTGCGATGTCTCTTACTACCATTATTATCTTTGGTGTGTGGACCTCACTTGCATTTAATATTGTTATCTTGATGGGTGCACTTCGTAATATTGATCCTAATTACTACACAATCGCAGATATGTATGGAGCAAGTGGTACAGAGAAATTCTGGCGTATTACGATCCCCCAACTTGTACCAACTATTGCTTTCTTGCTCACAATGAACATTATTGCTGCATTTAAGATTTATACTTCTGTATATGCTTTGTTCAATGGACAAGCCGGGGTTGGTAATTCCGCAACAACTGCAGTGTTCTACATCTATAACAAGTTCCAAATTGTCGGAACACCAGGTGTAGCAATGGCTGCCACAGTGATTTTATTCTTGATTATTATGTTTGTAACATTCTTACAACGTAAGATGATGAAAAAGATTGGGGGACAGTAA